Proteins encoded together in one Rhipicephalus sanguineus isolate Rsan-2018 chromosome 9, BIME_Rsan_1.4, whole genome shotgun sequence window:
- the LOC119404066 gene encoding lysosomal Pro-X carboxypeptidase yields the protein MHAYRFQECTELIHPTCTDGVNDMFYPQEWNPEKFAERCRERFGVTPEFDRILKKYPIPDFKTASNIFFTDGDMDPWAAHGLAYAPTSETRYYLIEDAAHHVDLQFSHKDDLESFWHARAVAKRFIRYWISWYP from the exons ATGCACGCCTACCGGTTCCAG GAGTGCACCGAGCTCATTCACCCGACGTGCACCGACGGCGTGAACGACATGTTCTATCCCCAGGAGTGGAACCCCGAGAAATTTGCCGAACGGTGCCGAGAAAGGTTTGGCGTCACGCCAGAATTCGACAGGATTCTCAAGAAGTACCCGATCCCGGACTTCAAGACGGCGTCCAACATTTTCTTCAC TGACGGGGATATGGATCCGTGGGCTGCGCACGGCTTGGCGTATGCTCCCACGAGTGAAACCAGATACTACCTCATCGAGGACGCCGCGCACCACGTGGACTTGCAATTCTCGCACAAGGACGACCTTGAATCCTTCTGGCACGCCAGGGCTGTTGCTAAGCGGTTCATCAGATATTGGATATCGTGGTATCCGTAG